A single region of the Cyclopterus lumpus isolate fCycLum1 chromosome 16, fCycLum1.pri, whole genome shotgun sequence genome encodes:
- the tuft1a gene encoding tuftelin 1a: MNGVTRSMCTFEDIRSQEHGEGCRRLRLTLHDQRQAARSTEQHRDKPIGRALALVQPSTERTSLNPEPVKSTEEQVEVIKVYLEARKQEQQKHQENLKMLSDEVTQIQEVRYCLKTLREQMAAKNKPLTNGWKVGLPFRKSASLSSNGGPKADAQEAEEEAERAKLREVSKRLYAQLQEAEKKHQEDKERLQAESRRLRECLSDEEEKLKITEEASERKDQRVDELQRLLGGMEQESASLREAMCNREDELRELRKIREEGQKGAQRTEQLEREVAILKEKIHHLDDMLKSQQRKVRHMIEQLQNSRMVIQERDRVIKELEEKVAFLEAENREMHDQMDYFLGGQRSNSYLSSERNPQIVYSKPIKLSNSSNKPLPFIKVIEIKS, translated from the exons GAGGGGTGCAGGCGACTGCGGCTCACTCTGCATGACCAGAGGCAGGCAGCTCGGAGCACGGAGCAGCACAGGGACAAG CCAATTGGACGTGCGTTGGCGCTGGTGCAGCCGTCCACTGAGCGGACATCTCTGAACCCTGAACCGGTCAAATCTacagaggagcaggtggaggttaTCAAG GTTTATCTAGAGGCCCGTAAACAAGAGCAGCAGAAGCACCAGGAGAACCTGAAGATGCTGTCAGACGAAGTTACCCAGATACAAGAG GTGAGGTATTGCCTTAAGACGCTGAGGGAGCAGATGGCAGCCAAAAACAAG CCACTCACAAATGGGTGGAAAGTTGGTCTTCCCTTCAGAAAGAGCGCCTCGTTGTCCTCAAACGGAGGGCCTAAAGCTGACGCACAG gaagcagaagaagaagccgaGAGAGCCAAGCTGAGGGAGGTCAGCAAGCGCTTATATGCACAGCTAcaggaagcagaaaagaaacaccaagaggacaaagagaggctgcag GCTGAAAGCCGCAGGCTGAGAGAGTGTCTCAGCGACGAGGAGGAGAAGTTGAAGATCACAGAAGAAGCCAGCGAGAGGAAAGACCAGCGCGTCGACGAGCTCCAGAGGTTGCTGGGAGGGATGGAGCAGGAGAGCGCAAGCCTGCGAGAAGCAATGTGCAACCGCGAGGACGAACTGCGCGAACTGCGCAAGATCAGAGAGGAGGGCCAGAAAGGGGCGCAGAG GACTGAGCAGTTGGAGAGGGAGGTGGCAATTCTCAAAGAAAAGATCCACCATCTGGATGACATGCTGAAAAGCCAGCAAAGGAAAGTCAGACACATGATTGAACAG CTCCAGAACTCTCGCATGGTGATCCAGGAGAGGGACCGCGTGAtcaaagagctggaggagaaagtGGCTTTCTTGGAGGCTGAG AACCGAGAGATGCATGACCAGATGGATTACTTCCTGGGAGGACAACGGTCAAATTCCTACCTGTCATCAGAGCGCAACCCCCAGATCGTCTACAG TAAACCAATCAAGCTGTCCAACTCATCCAACAAACCACTACCTTTCATCAAAGTCATTGAGATCAAGTCATGA